The Sulfoacidibacillus ferrooxidans nucleotide sequence GGACGCATACTGGCTGCCTCGATCCGAATGATGCAACACACCATCAGCAGGCTTTTCCCGCTCATATGCGTCGTCTAATGCGCTCATCACGAGTTCCTTGGTCATACGTGAGTCAGCCTTCCATCCAACGATTTTTCGTGTGAATAAATCCATGATACTGGCTACATAAAGCCATCCTTCAGCGGTCCAAACATACGTAATATCCGACATCCACACCTGGTTTGGTCTCTCTGCCGTAAACGTCTGATTTAGCACGTTGTCATCTACAGGCTGATTGTGTTTGGAATTGGTTGTTGCCTTATATTTACGGACTGTGCGGCTCTTCAGTCCATTCTCCCGCATGATACGAGCCACTGTTTTCTGCCCAACACGTACACCCTCGTCTCGCAGCACCCGCATAATCTTTGGACTCCCGTATAAACGCCGAGAGGCAAGAAAGATGTGATGAATACGTCGAGTGAGATTCATTCGGCGATATGTACGCTCGCTAGTAGGGCACTTAACCCATGCATAGTACCCGCTTCGATACACCTGAAACACTCTGCACATCCTCTGAACCGAATAGTTGAAGCGGTGATCGTAGATAAATGGATACCTTACTTCCGGTCTGGGCTTACGATGCGCAGCGCCTTTTTTAAAATCTCTAGTTCCTCTTTCAACTCACGATTTTCCCGTTCCAAATCCCGCGTTGCTTGCGCATCTGGCTTCAGATAACCAGATCCGACAAACGGATGTTTCGGATCGCTTTTATACTGAGATATCCAGCCGTATAGAGTTTTCTCG carries:
- a CDS encoding IS3 family transposase (programmed frameshift), with the protein product MVTKTNRYSTEFKLNTVKMILEEGRVASQVARDLGMPEKTLYGWISQYKSDPKHPFVGSGYLKPDAQATRDLERENRELKEELEILKKAPAHRKPRPEVRYPFIYDHRFNYSVQRMCRVFQVYRSGYYAWVKCPTSERTYRRMNLTRRIHHIFLASRRLYGSPKIMRVLRDEGVRVGQKTVARIMRENGLKSRTVRKYKATTNSKHNQPVDDNVLNQTFTAERPNQVWMSDITYVWTAEGWLYVASIMDLFTRKIVGWKADSRMTKELVMSALDDAYEREKPADGVLHHSDRGSQYASNEYQARLKKYKMKGSMSRKGNGYDNACIESFHSVIKRELIHVETYKTRKRAHKDIWEYIEIWYNRLRIHSSIGYKTPVQFQSMYCNNVNQKAS